A genomic window from Ignavibacteria bacterium includes:
- a CDS encoding T9SS type A sorting domain-containing protein, producing the protein MKSLILFFLFSIIFSVNSVNSNPNSGTYTRVDFMLTLTDGIKLDCTKLIPNGTPPAGGWPVAIITHGYGLSKLIELPSAEEFANDNYYSFVYSMRGQGVSEGLSNFISTTEANDLKEVVQYIKNDANTNDNKIFIHGGSQGGIIPFMAVCTGLNVKTIITDLASPTAGSNWIENGGIKMTFLWTSGYPTNIVRYNPLVSRFKPWIYANTKEKWDSLNYYLPINRDFINQVGNCQIPVLVQNAWQDKFFNTLGMIQSAYILPYNNIKMYFGAMDGHGSDLVEAEETYKDQVLLDWIDYHLHGIQNNIMNVNNKFTYASSRFPASESQWTWNRYNSPTWPPAGVENVKLYFHPSNQLQVYGYGGTQTNVSFTNDVLDPNVSMEYLVNTEFRGPLFEAKFQKDEIYFDTPALLQDAVMAGTPYAYLYYSSTANEICQYNMQIYAVRPNGNEKLVTRINWTDRDYTANQVKQKYVNGQSYSHVFRTGEKIRVKLTNLDNVPLYDFNGDTTDTFLRTNPFMLPSLRAGSNKVYISNNSRSYIELPLMNFVIGINQLSAEIPQNFSLKQNYPNPFNPVTKIRFTVPSTGKNNFVKIAVYDVTGKLVTTLVDENFSPGTYETDFNGGAYASGVYFYRMITNDFSEVKKMILVK; encoded by the coding sequence ATGAAAAGTTTAATACTGTTTTTCCTGTTTTCCATCATATTTTCAGTTAATTCGGTAAATTCAAACCCTAACAGCGGAACTTATACACGTGTTGATTTTATGCTGACACTAACCGATGGGATTAAGCTTGATTGCACAAAATTAATTCCAAACGGTACACCGCCGGCCGGAGGCTGGCCTGTAGCAATTATTACGCACGGGTACGGACTTTCAAAGTTGATCGAGCTTCCAAGCGCAGAAGAATTTGCTAACGATAATTATTATTCGTTTGTGTACAGTATGCGCGGACAGGGAGTATCAGAAGGACTTTCCAATTTTATCAGTACTACAGAAGCCAATGACCTGAAAGAAGTAGTTCAATATATAAAAAATGACGCCAACACAAACGATAACAAGATATTTATTCACGGCGGCTCACAGGGCGGAATAATACCATTCATGGCTGTATGCACAGGGTTAAATGTAAAAACTATCATTACCGATCTTGCATCACCAACAGCGGGCTCTAACTGGATAGAGAACGGAGGTATTAAAATGACCTTCCTGTGGACAAGCGGTTACCCTACAAACATTGTGCGCTACAATCCGCTGGTAAGCAGGTTTAAACCGTGGATCTATGCAAACACAAAAGAAAAATGGGACAGTCTTAATTACTACTTACCGATCAACAGGGATTTTATTAATCAAGTGGGCAATTGCCAGATACCTGTACTTGTGCAAAATGCATGGCAGGATAAATTTTTTAATACCCTTGGTATGATTCAAAGCGCGTATATTTTACCCTACAATAATATTAAAATGTATTTCGGGGCAATGGATGGTCACGGCAGTGATCTTGTGGAAGCTGAAGAGACCTATAAAGACCAGGTCCTGCTTGACTGGATTGATTACCACCTGCACGGAATACAGAACAATATCATGAATGTTAACAATAAGTTTACTTATGCTTCCAGCAGGTTCCCTGCGAGTGAAAGCCAGTGGACATGGAACAGATATAACTCGCCAACTTGGCCGCCGGCAGGCGTTGAAAACGTAAAGCTGTATTTTCATCCCTCAAACCAGCTTCAGGTTTACGGTTACGGCGGTACGCAAACCAATGTGAGCTTTACAAACGATGTACTTGATCCGAATGTGAGCATGGAATACCTTGTGAATACAGAGTTCCGCGGGCCATTGTTCGAAGCTAAATTCCAGAAGGATGAAATTTATTTTGATACCCCGGCATTGCTTCAGGATGCTGTTATGGCGGGAACACCATATGCATACCTGTATTACTCATCAACAGCAAATGAAATTTGCCAGTATAACATGCAGATATATGCTGTAAGGCCAAACGGCAACGAAAAGCTTGTAACCCGCATAAACTGGACTGACAGGGACTACACTGCAAACCAGGTGAAACAAAAATATGTCAACGGGCAGTCATATTCACATGTCTTCAGAACAGGAGAAAAAATAAGGGTTAAATTAACAAATCTTGATAACGTTCCTCTGTATGATTTTAACGGCGATACCACTGATACTTTCTTAAGAACTAATCCGTTCATGCTGCCCTCGCTAAGAGCGGGCTCTAACAAGGTATATATCAGCAATAATTCAAGATCATATATCGAGCTTCCGCTGATGAATTTTGTAATTGGCATTAACCAGCTTTCAGCTGAAATTCCGCAGAATTTCAGCCTGAAGCAAAATTACCCGAACCCCTTCAATCCCGTAACAAAAATAAGGTTTACAGTACCTTCAACCGGTAAAAATAATTTCGTAAAAATTGCGGTGTATGATGTAACAGGTAAACTGGTAACAACACTTGTTGATGAGAACTTTTCACCCGGTACTTATGAAACGGATTTTAATGGTGGTGCTTATGCCTCCGGGGTATATTTTTACAGAATGATAACAAATGATTTTTCAGAAGTAAAAAAAATGATTCTGGTAAAATAA
- a CDS encoding N(4)-(beta-N-acetylglucosaminyl)-L-asparaginase — protein sequence MEQLVISTWKHGLAANEKANEVLNSGGSSLDAVEQGVRVAEDDPNVLSVGYGGLPDAEGRVTLDAAIMDWKARIGSVICVEHIKNPVSVARLILENTEHVSLAGEGAYNFAITNGFQPDILHTEGSIKKYIEWKNGRYGRSQEFHTDEYKVKKSNGLGINDDGNHDTIGMVAIDKNGYISASCTTSGTAWKLHGRVGDTPIIGAGLYVDGEVGGAASTGRGEECVRACGSFLVVEMMGRGMTPQEACEYAAKRVIKLNLLSHKNRDHDYQVGFIAVNVKGEYGAASVREGFEYALHSAGKNTLNKSKYIIDEKFVIEDL from the coding sequence ATGGAACAACTCGTAATATCTACATGGAAACACGGCCTGGCGGCCAATGAAAAAGCCAATGAAGTCTTGAATTCCGGCGGTTCTTCGCTGGATGCTGTTGAACAGGGGGTCAGGGTTGCCGAAGATGACCCGAATGTGCTGAGTGTCGGTTACGGCGGTTTGCCTGATGCCGAAGGCAGGGTGACCCTTGATGCTGCTATTATGGACTGGAAAGCCAGGATTGGCTCGGTAATTTGTGTTGAACACATTAAAAATCCGGTATCAGTTGCTAGGCTTATACTTGAAAACACTGAACACGTCAGCCTTGCAGGGGAAGGCGCATATAATTTTGCAATTACTAACGGCTTTCAGCCGGATATCCTGCATACTGAAGGGTCGATTAAAAAGTATATTGAATGGAAAAACGGCCGCTACGGCAGGTCGCAGGAATTTCACACAGACGAATATAAAGTAAAAAAATCCAACGGACTTGGAATAAACGACGACGGCAATCACGATACGATCGGTATGGTTGCCATAGATAAGAATGGCTATATATCAGCATCTTGTACTACCAGCGGAACCGCATGGAAGCTGCACGGCAGGGTGGGTGATACCCCGATTATAGGCGCAGGTTTGTATGTAGATGGCGAAGTAGGCGGAGCAGCTTCAACAGGCAGAGGTGAAGAATGCGTGCGTGCCTGCGGAAGCTTTCTTGTTGTAGAAATGATGGGCAGGGGGATGACACCGCAGGAAGCTTGTGAATATGCTGCAAAAAGAGTGATAAAGCTTAACCTGCTTTCTCATAAGAACCGTGACCATGATTACCAGGTGGGTTTCATAGCAGTTAATGTTAAAGGTGAATACGGAGCTGCAAGCGTAAGAGAAGGCTTTGAATACGCATTGCATTCCGCAGGCAAAAATACCCTTAATAAAAGTAAATACA